The following are encoded in a window of Mycosarcoma maydis chromosome 10, whole genome shotgun sequence genomic DNA:
- a CDS encoding uncharacterized protein (related to poly(rC)-binding protein 3) has translation MSTAPVADNKPEAVTNAADAATSPAAAAAADVNNVAGDENIEGATIDPNATLQLRALVSTKEAGIIIGKGGANVAELREQTGVKAGVSKVVPGVHDRVLSVTGTLVGISDAFALIAKTILENPLNAPVQADGSPAEAAAQTTSVRLLISHNLMGTVIGRQGLKIKHIQDLSGARMVASKEMLPQSTERVVEVQGSVDAIRVAIHEIAKCLAEDWDRAQNVVLYLPGQGDGPGILAAGGMGGLQQQGSRRQGGPAYLAGAMSNMSLNSNSNAGAFHSNRQHNNHTNNSTGSRRTDPNAVVTPGGGLVAGTTANSANAGEPNASAPPLVDAANLRTQNISIPSDMVGCIIGKGGSKITEIRRLSGSRISIAKVPHDETGERMFTIQGTPEANEKALYLLYNQLEIEKERRQSDRQTQNTVVGAAANAGAVDDDTPAATAAATSA, from the coding sequence ATGTCGACCGCTCCTGTTGCCGACAACAAGCCCGAGGCTGTTACTAACGCTGCTGACGCCGCTACCTCCcccgctgctgctgctgctgccgatgtCAACAACGTCGCTGGCGACGAAAACATCGAGGGTGCCACCATCGACCCCAACGCTACGCTCCAGCTTCGTGCTCTCGTCTCCACCAAGGAGGCTGGTATCATCATCGGCAAGGGCGGTGCCAacgttgccgagcttcgTGAGCAGACAGGCGTCAAGGCGGGTGTCTCCAAGGTGGTTCCTGGCGTACACGACCGTGTGCTCTCCGTTACCGGTACCCTGGTCGGCATCTCGGATGCATTTGCTCTCATCGCAAAGACCATCCTGGAGAACCCCTTGAATGCTCCGGTCCAGGCTGACGGTTCCCCCGCCGAGGCCGCCGCTCAGACCACTTCGGTGCGTCTACTGATCTCGCACAACCTCATGGGCACCGTCATCGGTCGCCAGGGTCTCAAGATCAAGCACATTCAGGACCTCTCGGGCGCCCGCATGGTCGCCTCCAAGGAGATGCTTCCCCAGTCCACCGAGCGTGTCGTCGAGGTCCAGGGTTCCGTCGACGCCATTCGTGTCGCTATCCACGAGATCGCAAAGTGCCTCGCCGAGGACTGGGACCGCGCTCAGAACGTCGTCCTTTACCTGCCAGGTCAGGGTGACGGCCCTGGCATCCTGGCTGCCGGTGGTATGGGCGGCCTTCAGCAGCAGGGCTCGCGTCGCCAGGGTGGCCCTGCTTACCTCGCTGGTGCCATGTCCAACATGTCGCTCAACTCCAACTCGAACGCCGGCGCCTTCCATTCGAACCGCCAGCACAACAACCACACCAACAACAGCACTGGCTCGCGCCGCACCGACCCCAACGCCGTCGTCACACCTGGCGGAGGCCTTGTCGCTGGTACCACCGCCAACTCGGCCAACGCCGGCGAGCCCAACGCCTCGGCTCCTCCTCtggtcgacgctgccaacctGCGCACGCAGAACATCTCGATCCCATCAGACATGGTCGGCTGCATCATCGGCAAAGGTGGTTCCAAGATCACCGAGATCCGCCGTCTCAGCGGTTCCAGGATCTCGATTGCAAAGGTGCCTCACGACGAGACGGGAGAGCGCATGTTTACCATCCAGGGCACCCCCGAGGCCAACGAAAAGGCGCTCTACCTTCTCTACAaccagctcgagatcgaaaaggAGCGTCGCCAGTCAGACCGTCAGACGCAGAACACCGTCGTCGGTGCCGCAGCAAACGCTGgcgccgtcgacgacgatacccccgctgccaccgctgctgccacctcGGCTTAA
- a CDS encoding uncharacterized protein (related to VTC1 subunit of the vacuolar transporter chaperone complex) — MSTQPNSRQAANSLSTPSQQGTLAYAYRRSVVALQSVFGGNTDSQYAEREPLLNGDELQANAGASASNGNAGYGAVASASRSQSSRPRIRKPKKVISQSKVEAKVWFANERTWISWLRVSILIGSFALALFNSDTFFKDHADKHRDHRSNYLSSGSIKAFGAVYAGIAVLTLLWGLYSYQRRVTLIKTKYPGNFDDLIGPPLICAALFIAVLLNFVIRVKQHNYESHH, encoded by the coding sequence ATGTCGACTCAGCCAAACTCGCGCCAGGCTGCCAACTCGCTCTCAACTCCTTCACAACAGGGTACACTCGCGTATGCTTATCGACGATCGGTCGTTGCACTTCAAAGCGTGTTTGGCGGCAACACAGATTCGCAATACGCCGAACGAGAGCCGCTACTGAACGGTGATGAGCTCCAAGCCAACGCTGGCGCATCGGCTTCAAACGGCAACGCCGGTTACGGTGCCGTAGCCTCGGCGTCACGTTCACAATCGTCGCGTCCTCGCATCCGCAAACCCAAAAAGGTCATCTCGCAAAGCAAGGTGGAAGCCAAGGTGTGGTTCGCCAACGAACGTACCTGGATTTCGTGGTTGCGCGTCTCGATCCTGATCGGTTCTTTTGCGCTTGCCCTGTTCAACTCGGACACGTTTTTCAAGGACCACGCGGACAAGCATCGCGATCATCGCTCCAACTACCTCTCCTCGGGCTCCATCAAGGCGTTTGGTGCTGTCTACGCTGGTATCGCCGTTCTCACTCTGCTGTGGGGCTTGTACAGCTACCAGCGACGTGTGACGCTGATCAAGACAAAATACCCGGGCAACTTTGACGACCTCATTGGCCCACCGCTCATCTGCGCTGCTCTCTTTATCGCCGTGTtgctcaactttgtcaTCCGTGTCAAGCAGCACAATTACGAGTCACACCATTGA